A part of Oncorhynchus clarkii lewisi isolate Uvic-CL-2024 chromosome 17, UVic_Ocla_1.0, whole genome shotgun sequence genomic DNA contains:
- the LOC139370245 gene encoding endonuclease III-like protein 1 isoform X2, with protein sequence MRSARDAPVDLMGAEKCYDTHAPDEVRRYQVLVSLMLSSQTRDQVTSAALQRLRAHGCTVDNIVNTDDDTLGQLIYPVGFWKTKVKYLKQTSVMLQREFRGDIPNTVEGLVRLPGVGPKMAHLAMDIAWHQVSGIGVDTHVHRISNRLGWTRGGTKNPEETRKALEDWLPRDLWSEINWLLVGFGQQVCLPVNPLCSVCLNQHSCPSAHQASPAKRPKAGSPRSPHSPKTSRVKLEPGSLGLRLPLPSATPVKEESLATTLSPLQPRKRKSKAKTFST encoded by the exons ATGAGGAGCGCCAGGGACGCGCCTGTTGACCTCATGGGGGCGGAGAAATGCTACGACACACACGCCCCTGATGAG GTGCGACGTTACCAGGTGCTGGTGTCTCTGATGTTGTCAAGCCAGACAAGGGACCAGGTGACCAGTGCGGCTCTGCAGAGACTCAGGGCTCATGGCTGTACAGTGGACAACATAGTCAATACTGACGATGACACACTGGGACAACTCATCTACCCTGTCGGCTTCTGGAAG ACCAAGGTGAAGTACCTGAAGCAGACGTCAGTGATGCTCCAGAGGGAGTTTAGAGGGGACATCCCTAACACAGTGGAGGGCCTGGTACGACTACCTGGAGTAGGACCCAAGATGGCTCACCTGGCCATGGACATCGCCTGGCACCAGGTCTCTGGCATAG GCGTGGACACACACGTCCACCGTATCTCCAACCGGCTGGGATGGACGAGAGGTGGGACCAAGAACCCAGAGGAGACACGCAAGGCCCTGGAAGACTGGTTACCAAG GGATCTATGGAGTGAGATCAACTGGTTGCTGGTGGGGTTTGGTCAACAGGTGTGTCTACCTGTCAATCCTCTCTGCTCCGTGTGTCTGAACCAGCACAGCTGCCCCTCCGCCCACCAAGCCTCCCCAGCCAAGAGGCCTAAAGCTGGGTCACCTCGCTCACCACACTCCCCCAAGACCTCCAGGGTCAAGCTGGAGCCTGGTTCGCTTGGTTTGAGGTTACCACTCCCCTCAGCCACACCGGTCAAAGAGGAATCTCTGGCTACCACCCTCTCCCCTCTGCAGCCCAGAAAGAGGAAGTCGAAAGCCAAAACCTTCTCTACATGA
- the LOC139370245 gene encoding endonuclease III-like protein 1 isoform X1: MLLATVRPTCSTTVSYALHCFKMTSPYFVESTAVITRSGNKTVPRAGLATTLKTRMERRVLRAHVKQEEEVSSVSNQSLGRDASDIGSSRLRRSFIGQSQAEPDKALSLLPLAPILRRRRGQVKVEYDGKEEPKHWEPPDWSKQLGHVRQMRSARDAPVDLMGAEKCYDTHAPDEVRRYQVLVSLMLSSQTRDQVTSAALQRLRAHGCTVDNIVNTDDDTLGQLIYPVGFWKTKVKYLKQTSVMLQREFRGDIPNTVEGLVRLPGVGPKMAHLAMDIAWHQVSGIGVDTHVHRISNRLGWTRGGTKNPEETRKALEDWLPRDLWSEINWLLVGFGQQVCLPVNPLCSVCLNQHSCPSAHQASPAKRPKAGSPRSPHSPKTSRVKLEPGSLGLRLPLPSATPVKEESLATTLSPLQPRKRKSKAKTFST, translated from the exons ATGTTGTTAGCCACGGTCCGTCCCACTTGCAGCACAACTGTCTCCTATGCTTTACACTGTTTCAAAATGACCTCGCCTTATTTCGTTGAGAGTACCGCGGTCATCACTCGGAGCGGTAACAAGACCGTGCCCCGTGCCGGTTTAGCCACGACGTTAAAAActaggatggagaggagagtgtTGAGGGCGCACGTGAAACAGGAGGAAGAAGTTTCGAGCGTATCAAATCAGAGTTTGGGACGAGACGCTTCAG ATATTGGCTCCTCTAGGTTACGTCGATCATTCATTGGACAATCACAAGCTGAGCCAGACAAAGCCCTGTCCCTGTTACCACTGGCACCCATCCTGCGTAGGAGGCGGGGCCAGGTGAAGGTGGAATACGATGGGAAGGAGGAGCCTAAACACTGGGAGCCTCCTGATTGGAGCAAGCAGCTGGGTCATGTGCGTCAGATGAGGAGCGCCAGGGACGCGCCTGTTGACCTCATGGGGGCGGAGAAATGCTACGACACACACGCCCCTGATGAG GTGCGACGTTACCAGGTGCTGGTGTCTCTGATGTTGTCAAGCCAGACAAGGGACCAGGTGACCAGTGCGGCTCTGCAGAGACTCAGGGCTCATGGCTGTACAGTGGACAACATAGTCAATACTGACGATGACACACTGGGACAACTCATCTACCCTGTCGGCTTCTGGAAG ACCAAGGTGAAGTACCTGAAGCAGACGTCAGTGATGCTCCAGAGGGAGTTTAGAGGGGACATCCCTAACACAGTGGAGGGCCTGGTACGACTACCTGGAGTAGGACCCAAGATGGCTCACCTGGCCATGGACATCGCCTGGCACCAGGTCTCTGGCATAG GCGTGGACACACACGTCCACCGTATCTCCAACCGGCTGGGATGGACGAGAGGTGGGACCAAGAACCCAGAGGAGACACGCAAGGCCCTGGAAGACTGGTTACCAAG GGATCTATGGAGTGAGATCAACTGGTTGCTGGTGGGGTTTGGTCAACAGGTGTGTCTACCTGTCAATCCTCTCTGCTCCGTGTGTCTGAACCAGCACAGCTGCCCCTCCGCCCACCAAGCCTCCCCAGCCAAGAGGCCTAAAGCTGGGTCACCTCGCTCACCACACTCCCCCAAGACCTCCAGGGTCAAGCTGGAGCCTGGTTCGCTTGGTTTGAGGTTACCACTCCCCTCAGCCACACCGGTCAAAGAGGAATCTCTGGCTACCACCCTCTCCCCTCTGCAGCCCAGAAAGAGGAAGTCGAAAGCCAAAACCTTCTCTACATGA